One Cellulomonas sp. WB94 genomic window, ACGGCCGCAGCGACGGCACCCTCGACGAACGGCGCGTCGGCGATCCGGACCCGCGCCGCGACGTCGTCGTCGAGCAGGTCGAGCACCGACTCCGTGGTCAGGACGGCCGACCCGAGGTCAGTGAGCACGACCGCGCTGCGACCGTCCGCCGTGGCGGCGGTGACGGCGCTCTCGACAGCCTCGAAGCTCGTGCCGAGACCCCCCGACCCGTCGCCCCCCGCAGCCAGAAGCGTCACGCGGGGTGCCATCTGGGCGGCGAGCTCGACGGCGCCCTCGGCGAGCGCACGGGAGTGCGACACCAGCACGAGCGCCACGCTCACCTGGGGCGGGGCCGACGTGCTCACCCGTCGCGACCAGCCGCAGCGATCGCCGCCTCCCGCAGGATCAGCGCGCTCGACGTGGCGCCCGGGTCCTGATGGCCGATCGACCGCTCGCCGAGGTAGCTGGCACGGCCCTTCGTCGCCAGCAGCGGGATGGTCGCCACGGCACCGGCCTCGGCGGCCTCGGCGGCAGCCGCGAGCACGCCGGCGGGCTCCACCCCCGCCGTCGCGGCCGCGACGGCGGCGGCGACCGCCGGGGTCCACGCGTCGACCATCGTCTTCTCCCCCGGCGACGCCTTGCCGCGCACGACGATGCCCTCGAGCCCTGCCTCGAGCATCGCGACGACCCCCGCGCTGTCGAGCTCGGACAGCCCCGTCACCTTGGCTGCCCGCAGGTAGGCCGTCCCGTAGAGCGGACCGGCGGCACCGCCGACCGTCGACATGAGGGTCGTCGCGACGAGCCGCAGCACCTCACCGATGTCCGCCGGTGCCGCCTCGAGCGCGTCGAGCCGGGCCAGCACCGCGGTGAAGCCGCGCGCGAGGTTCTCGCCGTGGTCACCGTCACCGATCTGCCGGTCGAGCTCGATGAGCTCGTCCCGGTGCTCGAACACCGTGCGAGCCGAACCCCTGACCCACTCGGTCGCCCAGGTGACGTCGACCATCATGACCACGCTCCGCCCTGCGCCGCCGCACCGACCGCCGCTACCAGCGCAGCGCGGCCGTGTGCACCGGCGCGTCCCACAGGGCGGTCAGCTCGTCGTCCAGCCGGAGAACGGTCACCGAGACGCCCTGCATCTCCAGTGATGTCACATAGTTGCCGACGAGCGACCGGGTTACCTCGACCCCGCGCGCCTCGAGCAACCGGCGAGCCTGACGATAGACGACGTAGAGCTCCGAGGCGGGCGTACCGCCCATCCCGTTGACGAGCAGCAGCACCTTCTCGCCGCCCGCCAGCGCGAGGTCGTCGGCGACGGGGGTCAGGAGGAGCTCGGTGATCTCGTCGGCGCTCGCGAGCGGGATCCGCCGGCGTCCCGGCTCACCGTGGATGCCGATGCCGATCTCGATCTCGTCCTCGGGGAGGTCGAAGCTCGGCTTGCCGGCATGCGGGACCGTGCAGGCCGTCAGGGCGACGCCCATCGTCCGGACGCCTGCGATGACCCGTTCGGCGATCGCGGCGACCGCATCGAGGTCGTCGCCGCGCTCGGCCGCCGCGCCCGCGATCTTCTCCACCGCGACCGTCCCGGCCACCCCGCGCCGACCGGCCGTGTAGAGCGAGTCCTCGACCGCGACGTCGTCGTTGACGATCACGGATCGCACGGTCACACCATCGGCCTCCGCAAGCTCGGCCGCTGTCTCGAAGTTCAGCACGTCGCCGGTGTAGTTCTTCACGATCGCCAGCACACCCGCACCGCCGTCGGCCGCGGCGAACGCGGGCGCGATCTGGTCGGGGGTGGGCGAGGTGAAGACCGCGCCCGGGACCGCGGCGTCCAGCATCCCGACACCGACGAACCCGGCGTGCAGCGGCTCGTGCCCGCTGCCTCCGCCGCTGACCAGGCCGACCTTGCCCGGCGTCGCCCCGCCGGCACGGGCGACGTACGTGGGGTCGAGGTGCACGGCGACGACGTCGGCGTGCGCCAGGCCGAATCCCTCGACCGACTCGGAGACCACGGTCTGCGGGTCGTTGATGAGCTTCTTCATGACGGACTCCCGTCCGCACCGGCGGCCGGGGCCTTCGGTGCCCCGGCCGGAACCTGCCGGGTCGAGGTGGCGCAGCGGGGCATCAGCGCTGTCCTCACCTTCGCGGGGGTCTGGTGGCCGTCAAGGGGAAGTCGTGCGGCGGGTCTGCACGTTCGTGCAGGCAGGCCGCCTCGAGCTCACGGCCTGCCGAGCAGGATCCGCGCCTCGGCCACGAGCACGACCGACCCCGTCACGAGCACGCCAGAGCCGTAGTCCTCCTCGCTCTCGGCCCGCGCGACCGCGAGGTCGATCGCGGCATCGAGCCGCTCCTCGACGTGCACGCGGTCCTCGCCGAAGACGTCGATCGCGATCTCGGCGAGGTCGTGGACGTCCATCGAGCGCGGGCTCGACACGTGGGTGATGACGACCTCGGCCAGCAGCGGCTCGAGCCCCGCGAGGATGTTCTCCGGGTCCTTGTCGTTCAGGACGCCGACGACGCCGACGAGCCGCGTGAACTCGAACGCCTCCTCGACGGCCTCGACGAGCGCCGCGACGCCGGCCGGGTTGTGCGCCGCGTCGACCAGCACGGTCGGGCTCGTCCGGACGACCTCGAGCCGACCCGGGGAGTCGACGTCCGCGAAGGCCGCCCCCATGACGTCGCCGTCGAGCGCCGCGCCACCGTTCACGAGCGCCTCGACCGCAGCGAGCGCCGCGAGCGCGTTGTGCGCCTGGTGCTCGCCGTACAGGGGCAGGAACACGTCGGTGTACACCCCGCCCATGCCCCGCAGCGTCAGCAGCTGACCGCCGACCGCGATCTGCCGGTCGACGACCGCGAGGTCCACGCCGTCACGCACGACGCGGGCCCCGTGCTCGGCGGCGACCTGGAGCAGCACGCCCTCGACGTCGTCGTGCTGCGGCGCGAGCACCACCGTCGCACCGTCCTTGATGATCCCGGCCTTCTCGCCGGCGATCTCCACGAGCGTGTGCCCGAGGTAGCGCTCGTGGTCCAGCGCGATCGGCAGGATCACCGCGACGTCGCCGTCGGCCACGTTCGTCGCGTCCCAGCGACCGCCCATGCCGACCTCGAGCACCGCGACCTCGACGGGCGCGTCCGCGAACGCCGCGAAGGCCATCACGGTGAAGACCTCGAAGAAGCTCAGCCGGGACCCACCCTGCTCGAGCGAGCGGACGTCGACCATGTGCACGTACGGCGCGACGT contains:
- the dhaL gene encoding dihydroxyacetone kinase subunit DhaL, whose product is MMVDVTWATEWVRGSARTVFEHRDELIELDRQIGDGDHGENLARGFTAVLARLDALEAAPADIGEVLRLVATTLMSTVGGAAGPLYGTAYLRAAKVTGLSELDSAGVVAMLEAGLEGIVVRGKASPGEKTMVDAWTPAVAAAVAAATAGVEPAGVLAAAAEAAEAGAVATIPLLATKGRASYLGERSIGHQDPGATSSALILREAAIAAAGRDG
- the dhaK gene encoding dihydroxyacetone kinase subunit DhaK → MKKLINDPQTVVSESVEGFGLAHADVVAVHLDPTYVARAGGATPGKVGLVSGGGSGHEPLHAGFVGVGMLDAAVPGAVFTSPTPDQIAPAFAAADGGAGVLAIVKNYTGDVLNFETAAELAEADGVTVRSVIVNDDVAVEDSLYTAGRRGVAGTVAVEKIAGAAAERGDDLDAVAAIAERVIAGVRTMGVALTACTVPHAGKPSFDLPEDEIEIGIGIHGEPGRRRIPLASADEITELLLTPVADDLALAGGEKVLLLVNGMGGTPASELYVVYRQARRLLEARGVEVTRSLVGNYVTSLEMQGVSVTVLRLDDELTALWDAPVHTAALRW
- a CDS encoding folylpolyglutamate synthase/dihydrofolate synthase family protein, producing MNASVRDSGAENVRREAARAARSAADEVYAAILERAPENDIDPTLDRVLAVCELLGDPQRAFRVVHLTGTNGKTSTSRMVERLLREHGLRTGRFTSPHLTRVTERIAIDGEPISDERFVEVWQDVAPYVHMVDVRSLEQGGSRLSFFEVFTVMAFAAFADAPVEVAVLEVGMGGRWDATNVADGDVAVILPIALDHERYLGHTLVEIAGEKAGIIKDGATVVLAPQHDDVEGVLLQVAAEHGARVVRDGVDLAVVDRQIAVGGQLLTLRGMGGVYTDVFLPLYGEHQAHNALAALAAVEALVNGGAALDGDVMGAAFADVDSPGRLEVVRTSPTVLVDAAHNPAGVAALVEAVEEAFEFTRLVGVVGVLNDKDPENILAGLEPLLAEVVITHVSSPRSMDVHDLAEIAIDVFGEDRVHVEERLDAAIDLAVARAESEEDYGSGVLVTGSVVLVAEARILLGRP